In the Desulfobulbaceae bacterium genome, TGCTCAAACCCGCCATCTACTGCTGATGACCGCCACCCCTCATAGCGGCAAGGAGGAGGATTTTCAACTCTTTCTCTCGCTCCTCGATTCTGACCGTTTCTATGGCAAATTCCGCGACGGTGTCCATAAGGTGGACACCTCAGACCTTATGCGTCGGATGGTCAAAGAGGAATTGGTCAAGTTTGACGGCACACCACTCTTCCCCGAACGACGGGCCTACACTGTCAATTATCAACTCTCTGACCTTGAGGCCTCGCTCTACGAGGCCGTCACCAGCTATGTACGGACTGAAATGGGCAAGGCCGATCAACTTGACGGCCAACGCAGGGGCTCGGTAGGTTTCGCCCTCACGGCCCTTCAGCGCCGCCTGGCCTCCAGTCCCGAGGCCATCTTCCAGTCTCTCAAACGACGCCGGGAACGCCTCGAACGCCGCCTGCGCGAGGATAATGTCAGCGTCCGGGGCCAGCGGATCCTGGCCGAGATCCTCGACACCCTCCCTGAAGATGACGACGATCTGAATGCCGACGAGCAGGAACAGCTTGAGGAATCCCTGGTTGATAGGGCGACGACGGCCCAGACCATCGCCGAGTTGGAGCAAGAAATCATCATCCTGCGCGGACTCGAACAGCAGGCCAAAACCCTGGTCGCCTCTGGTCAGGATCGTAAGTGGGATGAACTCTCCCGTATCCTCCAAAACGAACCGCAGATGTTCGATGCTGGGGGACGTCTGCGCAAGATCATCATCTTCAGCGAACACCGCGACACCTTAAACTACCTGTACGAGAAGATTTCCGGTGTCTTGGGTAGCCACCAGAGCATTGTCACCATCCATGGCGGCACCCACCGCGACGACCGCCGCAAGGCCCAAGCCCTTTTCCGTTCTGATCCTGATATCCGGATACTGGTCGCTACCGACGCAGCGGGCGAAGGCGTAAACCTCCAGAACGCTAACTTGATGGTCAACTACGACCTACCATGGAACCCTAACCGTCTGGAACAGCGTTTTGGCCGTATCCACCGTATCGGTCAGCAGGAAGTCTGCCACCTCTGGAACCTGGTGGCCAAGGAGACCCGTGAAGGCGATGTTTTTCACCGCTTACTGCAGAAACTGGAAGTCGAAAGTCAGGCATTGAAGGGCCGCGTCTTCGACATCCTAGGCGAAGTTTTTGAGGAGACCAGTCTCAAAGACTTGCTTATGCAGGCCATCCGTTACGGCGATCAACCCGAAGTTCGCGCCCGGTTGAGCACCAAGATTGAAAACGCCCTAGACCATGATCATCTGAAGAGCATCCTCGACCGTAATGCCCTAGCCAACGAGACCCTCGGACCGGAACGACTCTTTAAGGTCAAAGAGGAGATGGAAAAGGCCGAGGCCAGGAGGCTCCAGCCGTACTTTGTCCGCTCCTTTTTCATGAAGGCCTTTGACTCGCTAAACGGTTCCATGTATCCCCGTGAGTTGGAACGTTATGAAATCACCCATGTTCCTGGCGTTCTCCGTGAACGGGACCGGTTGATCACTGGCCGCAATCGCCGCGACCTGGCTCCGGTATTGAAGCGCTATGAGCGAGTCTGTTTTGCTAAGGATGCTGTACGCCCGGTGGAGCGACCAGGCCTGGTCTTCGCCAGCATGATTCATCCCGGCCATCCGCTCATGCTGGCTCTGACCGATGTGGTGCTGGAGCAACACGCCAATCTACTCCGCCAGGGTGCCATTCTTGTCGACCCGACGGACCATGGCGAGCAGCCCTCCTTACTTTTTCTCCTTACCCACGAGATAAAATCTGGGGACGGCCAGGTCATATCAAAACGTCTGCAATTCGTCCACGTCTTACCCGATGGCTCGGCCTCTTTCGCCGGTTGGGCACCGCACCTGGACCTTGAAGCCATTCAAGCCACGGCTCGTCCTCTACTTGATGAAGTCCTGGCTCAGCCTTGGTTGACCTCAGGCCTTGAGCAACGCGCCCTGGCCTTGGCCGCTTCAACGCTGGTGCCGGAACATTTTGATGAAATTGCTGGTCGCCGTATCGCCCTGGTGGACAAGACTCTGCACGCGGTCAATGAACGTCTGACCAAGGAGATTGATTTCTGGTCCGACCGCTACATCAGACTCTCTGAGGATCAGTCAGCAGGCAAGGATGTGCGCCTGCAGATGGACAACGTCCGGCGAACCCTTACCGATCTTGAAGCCAGGCTAGAGGGCCGCAAAAAGGAACTTCAGTCCATGCGTCATGTTACCTCCGCTACCCCTGTGGCACTAAGCGGCGCTTTGGTCATCCCTGCAGGTCTGATTAAAAAATTACGAGGGGACCCCGCTGTCGATGCTG is a window encoding:
- a CDS encoding DUF3883 domain-containing protein, with the translated sequence MTLESITPGLALTGIEPSVISTIVAVVPIADGAVQVIYKTPDGTLKDRLLNRGDETSIDIATAERPWSFDGDGEAFKLTVEAKRIDLAFLFDPMMAVHTSNVDPLPHQITAVYESMLPQQPLRFVLADDPGAGKTIMAGLYIRELIMRADARRIVIVAPGGLVEQWRDEMFEKFGLEFRVFSKELESATPSGNPFEDLDHLIVRLDQMARNEDLQDKLCAAGWDLVVFDEAHKLAAHFFGNKLEKTGRFRLAENLGAQTRHLLLMTATPHSGKEEDFQLFLSLLDSDRFYGKFRDGVHKVDTSDLMRRMVKEELVKFDGTPLFPERRAYTVNYQLSDLEASLYEAVTSYVRTEMGKADQLDGQRRGSVGFALTALQRRLASSPEAIFQSLKRRRERLERRLREDNVSVRGQRILAEILDTLPEDDDDLNADEQEQLEESLVDRATTAQTIAELEQEIIILRGLEQQAKTLVASGQDRKWDELSRILQNEPQMFDAGGRLRKIIIFSEHRDTLNYLYEKISGVLGSHQSIVTIHGGTHRDDRRKAQALFRSDPDIRILVATDAAGEGVNLQNANLMVNYDLPWNPNRLEQRFGRIHRIGQQEVCHLWNLVAKETREGDVFHRLLQKLEVESQALKGRVFDILGEVFEETSLKDLLMQAIRYGDQPEVRARLSTKIENALDHDHLKSILDRNALANETLGPERLFKVKEEMEKAEARRLQPYFVRSFFMKAFDSLNGSMYPRELERYEITHVPGVLRERDRLITGRNRRDLAPVLKRYERVCFAKDAVRPVERPGLVFASMIHPGHPLMLALTDVVLEQHANLLRQGAILVDPTDHGEQPSLLFLLTHEIKSGDGQVISKRLQFVHVLPDGSASFAGWAPHLDLEAIQATARPLLDEVLAQPWLTSGLEQRALALAASTLVPEHFDEIAGRRIALVDKTLHAVNERLTKEIDFWSDRYIRLSEDQSAGKDVRLQMDNVRRTLTDLEARLEGRKKELQSMRHVTSATPVALSGALVIPAGLIKKLRGDPAVDAASTLFGADPVARARIEQLAMNAVRGTEEARGCRVVDVSAQKCGWDLTSYPPMEGTKQPQARHIEVKGRAKGQTTITVSRNEVLYGLNQADKFVLAIVVVDGDLTDGPYYIREPFSQEPDWAVSSINFDLSELLRKAVG